The Equus caballus isolate H_3958 breed thoroughbred chromosome 13, TB-T2T, whole genome shotgun sequence genome includes a window with the following:
- the ASPHD1 gene encoding aspartate beta-hydroxylase domain-containing protein 1: protein MWKGNSPGGNQGAAMEGTRGQQGGQGNWGLEDDPGLLARASLPIMPAWPLPLASSALTLLLGALTSLFLWYCYRLGSQDMQALGDERQARSVSGGPGGCSEAGRPSPGSAGEPGEGPRTEGLVSRRLRAYARRYSWAGMGRVRRAAQGGPGPGGGPGVLGIQRPGLLFLPDLPSAPFMPRDAQRHDVELLESSFPAILRDFGAVSWDFSGTTPLPRGWSPPLAPGCYQLLLYQAGQCQPSNCRLCPGAYRALRGLRSFISANTFGNAGFSVLLPGARLEARCGPTNVRVRCHLGLKIPPGCELVVGGEPQCWAEGHCLLVDDSFLHTVAHNGSPEDGPRVVFIVDLWHPNVAGAERQALDFVFAPDP from the exons ATGTGGAAGGGAAACAGCCCAGGGGGTAACCAGGGAGCAGCCATGGAGGGAACCAGAGGACAACAGGGGGGACAGGGGAACTGGGGTCTGGAAGATGACCCAGGCCTCTTGGCCAGGGCCTCCTTGCCCATCATGCCTGCATGGCCATTGCCCCTGGCCTCCTCAGCGCTTACCCTGCTCCTTGGAGCCCTCacttcccttttcctctggtacTGCTACCGCCTGGGCTCCCAAGACATGCAGGCCCTGGGGGATGAGAGACAGGCTAGGAGTGTCAGTGGTGGGCCTGGGGGATGCTCTGAGGCTGGCAGGCCAAGCCCAGGGAGTGCTGGAGAGCCTGGGGAAGGACCCAGAACAGAAGGCTTAGTGAGCCGTCGCCTTCGGGCCTATGCCAGGCGCTACTCCTGGGCGGGGATGGGTAGGGTGAGGCGGGCAGCTCAGGgtggcccaggccctgggggagggcCAGGGGTCCTGGGCATTCAGCGCCCAGGCCTGCTTTTCCTGCCAGACCTGCCCTCAGCCCCCTTCATGCCACGGGATGCCCAGCGGCATGATGTGGAGCTCCTGGAGAGCAGCTTCCCTGCCATTTTGCGGGACTTTGGGGCTGTGAGCTGGGACTTCTCAGGGACTACCCCTCTGCCTCGGGGCTGGtccccacccctggcccctgGGTGCTACCAGCTCCTGCTGTACCAAGCAGGCCAGTGCCAACCCAGCAACTGCCGCCTGTGCCCTGGAGCCTATCGGGCACTGAGGGGGCTGCGGAGCTTTATCAGTGCCAACACCTTCGGCAATGCTGGCTTTTCTGTCCTCCTGCCTGGGGCACGGCTTGAGGCCCGCTGTGGGCCCACCAATGTGCGGGTCAGATGTCATCTCG GCCTGAAGATCCCCCCTGGCTGTGAGCTGGTGGTCGGGGGTGAGCCCCAGTGCTGGGCTGAGGGACACTGTCTACTGGTGGATGACTCCTTCCTGCACACAGTGGCTCATAATG GCTCCCCTGAAGATGGGCCTCGAGTAGTCTTCATCGTGGACCTTTGGCACCCCAACGTGGCTGGGGCCGAGCGCCAGGCCCTCGACTTTGTCTTCGCACCAGACCCTTGA